In a genomic window of Enterobacter asburiae:
- the tal gene encoding transaldolase: MNQLDGIKQFTTVVADSGDIESIRHYQPEDATTNPSLLLKAAGLAHFSHLIDDAIAYGKQRGKTQEQQVAEASDKLAVNFGAEILKSIPGRVSTEVDARLSFDQEKSIHKARRLVELYQEQGIDKSRILIKLASTWEGIRAAEILEKEGIHCNLTLLFSFAQARACAEAGVFLISPFVGRIYDWYQAKQPMDPYVVEEDPGVKSVRNIYDYYKQHRYETIVMGASFRRTEQILALAGCDRLTISPDLLKKLQESDETVIRKLVPTSTVLPKPKAMTEAEFRWEHNQDPMAVEKLADGIRQFAVDQRKLEDLLAAKL; encoded by the coding sequence ATGAACCAGCTAGACGGCATCAAACAATTCACCACCGTGGTTGCAGACAGCGGCGATATCGAGTCGATTCGCCACTATCAGCCGGAGGACGCGACCACCAACCCTTCGCTGCTTCTGAAAGCGGCGGGGCTTGCCCACTTTAGCCATCTGATTGATGACGCGATTGCCTACGGTAAACAGCGCGGGAAAACACAGGAACAGCAGGTTGCTGAAGCCAGCGATAAGCTGGCGGTTAATTTTGGTGCGGAAATTCTGAAAAGCATTCCGGGGCGCGTTTCGACAGAAGTGGATGCCCGCCTCTCATTCGATCAGGAAAAGAGTATTCACAAAGCGCGCCGCCTGGTGGAGCTCTACCAGGAGCAGGGGATCGATAAGTCACGCATTCTGATCAAGCTCGCGTCCACATGGGAAGGCATCCGCGCGGCGGAGATTCTGGAAAAAGAGGGGATCCACTGCAACCTGACGCTGCTGTTCTCGTTTGCCCAGGCGCGCGCCTGTGCCGAAGCGGGCGTGTTTCTGATCTCGCCGTTTGTCGGGCGCATCTACGACTGGTATCAGGCGAAACAGCCGATGGATCCGTACGTGGTAGAGGAAGACCCTGGCGTGAAGTCGGTGCGTAATATCTACGATTATTACAAGCAGCACCGCTACGAAACCATCGTGATGGGCGCCAGCTTCCGCCGCACCGAGCAGATCCTCGCGCTCGCAGGCTGCGACCGTCTGACCATTTCCCCCGATCTGCTGAAAAAGCTGCAGGAGAGCGACGAAACGGTGATCCGCAAACTGGTGCCTACCTCTACTGTACTGCCAAAACCGAAAGCCATGACCGAAGCGGAGTTCCGCTGGGAGCACAATCAGGACCCTATGGCCGTAGAAAAACTGGCTGACGGCATCCGCCAGTTCGCCGTCGACCAGCGCAAACTTGAAGATCTTCTCGCCGCCAAACTTTAA
- the tkt gene encoding transketolase translates to MSRKELANAIRALSMDAVQKANSGHPGAPMGMADIAEVLWNDFLKHNPTDPTWYDRDRFILSNGHASMLLYSLLHLSGYDLPLEELKNFRQLHSKTPGHPEIGYTPGVETTTGPLGQGLANAVGLAIAERTLAAQFNQPDHQIVDHYTYVFMGDGCLMEGISHEVCSLAGTLGLGKLIGFYDHNGISIDGETEGWFTDDTAKRFEAYHWHVVHEIDGHDPEAVKKAIQEAQSVKDKPSLIICRTTIGFGSPNKAGKEEAHGAALGEEEVALTRQKLGWKYPPFEIPKEIYRAWDAREAGEKAQQAWNEKFAAYKKAHPELAAEFSRRMSSGLPEDWDDKTQAMIENLQSNPAKIATRKASQNTLNAIGPILPELLGGSADLAPSNLTIWSGSKSLKEDIAGNYIHYGVREFGMTAIANGIAHHGGFVPYTATFLMFVEYARNAARMAALMKARQIMVYTHDSIGLGEDGPTHQAVEQLASLRLTPNFSTWRPCDQVEAAVGWKLAVERHNGPTALILSRQNLAQIERTPEQVKNIARGGYILKDSGGKPDVILIATGSEVEITVKAAEKLTAEGHAVRVVSLPSTDIFDAQDEAYRESVLPSNVAARVAVEAGIADYWYKYVGLKGAIVGMRGYGESAPADKLFPYFGFTVENVVEKALSVL, encoded by the coding sequence ATGTCCCGTAAAGAGCTCGCCAACGCCATTCGCGCCCTCAGTATGGATGCCGTACAAAAAGCCAATTCCGGCCACCCTGGCGCCCCGATGGGAATGGCCGATATTGCCGAAGTGCTGTGGAACGACTTTCTGAAGCACAACCCCACAGACCCAACCTGGTACGACCGCGACCGTTTTATTCTCTCCAACGGCCACGCCTCGATGCTGCTCTACAGCCTGCTGCACCTTTCCGGCTACGATCTGCCGCTGGAAGAGCTGAAAAACTTCCGCCAGCTGCACTCTAAAACGCCGGGCCACCCGGAGATCGGCTATACCCCGGGCGTGGAAACCACCACCGGCCCGCTGGGTCAGGGTCTGGCGAATGCCGTCGGTCTTGCGATTGCCGAGCGCACGCTGGCGGCGCAGTTTAACCAGCCGGACCATCAGATTGTCGACCACTACACGTATGTCTTTATGGGTGACGGCTGCCTGATGGAGGGGATCTCCCACGAGGTCTGCTCGCTGGCGGGCACGCTGGGGCTCGGGAAGCTGATTGGCTTCTACGACCACAACGGCATCTCCATCGACGGGGAAACCGAGGGCTGGTTTACCGACGACACGGCGAAACGCTTTGAGGCCTACCACTGGCACGTGGTGCACGAGATCGACGGCCACGATCCTGAGGCGGTGAAAAAAGCGATTCAGGAAGCGCAGAGCGTGAAGGACAAACCGTCCCTGATTATCTGTCGCACCACCATCGGCTTCGGCTCGCCGAACAAAGCGGGCAAGGAAGAGGCGCACGGCGCGGCGCTGGGCGAAGAGGAAGTGGCGTTAACCCGCCAGAAGCTGGGCTGGAAGTATCCGCCATTTGAGATCCCGAAAGAGATCTACAGAGCATGGGATGCCCGCGAAGCGGGTGAAAAAGCCCAGCAGGCGTGGAACGAAAAATTTGCCGCCTACAAAAAAGCGCACCCGGAGCTGGCGGCCGAGTTTTCCCGCCGCATGAGCAGCGGCCTGCCGGAGGACTGGGACGATAAAACCCAGGCGATGATTGAAAACCTGCAGTCCAACCCGGCGAAAATCGCCACCCGTAAGGCGTCGCAAAATACCCTCAACGCCATCGGCCCAATCCTGCCTGAGCTGCTCGGCGGCTCGGCGGATTTGGCGCCAAGTAACCTGACCATCTGGTCCGGCTCGAAATCACTGAAAGAGGATATTGCCGGGAACTACATCCACTACGGCGTGCGCGAGTTCGGCATGACCGCGATTGCCAACGGCATCGCCCATCACGGCGGCTTCGTGCCCTACACCGCCACCTTCCTGATGTTCGTCGAGTACGCCCGAAACGCGGCGCGCATGGCGGCGCTGATGAAGGCCCGGCAGATCATGGTCTACACCCACGACTCCATCGGCCTGGGGGAAGATGGCCCGACGCACCAGGCGGTGGAACAGCTGGCGAGCCTGCGCTTAACGCCAAACTTCAGCACCTGGCGTCCGTGCGACCAGGTGGAAGCGGCGGTGGGCTGGAAGCTGGCGGTTGAGCGCCACAACGGCCCCACGGCGCTGATCCTGTCGCGCCAGAACCTGGCGCAGATCGAGCGCACCCCGGAGCAGGTTAAAAACATCGCCCGTGGCGGGTACATCCTGAAAGACAGCGGCGGCAAGCCGGACGTGATCCTGATTGCCACCGGTTCCGAGGTGGAAATTACGGTGAAAGCGGCGGAGAAACTGACCGCCGAAGGCCACGCGGTGCGCGTTGTGTCCCTGCCTTCAACGGATATCTTTGACGCCCAGGATGAGGCGTATCGGGAATCGGTGCTGCCGTCCAACGTCGCGGCACGCGTGGCGGTGGAAGCGGGTATTGCCGACTACTGGTATAAATACGTGGGGCTAAAAGGAGCGATTGTTGGCATGCGGGGTTACGGTGAATCGGCACCTGCCGACAAGCTCTTCCCGTACTTCGGCTTTACCGTTGAGAACGTGGTGGAGAAGGCGCTGAGCGTGCTGTAG
- a CDS encoding DUF1176 domain-containing protein — translation MRYCVLLLFFFCVLPVPLVWAAPAQQSFSDWQVTCNNQNFCVARNTGEHRGLVMTLSRSAGAKTDASLRIDLGGLSAPPVKEPDIAPRLLLDNVPLKLNSQHWQLTPWHLKTDDTGTLNAFLKTIQEGQALTLRGGKQTISLVGLKAALLFIDAQQKRVGSETAWIKKGDSPPLSVPPAPALKKVAVVNPTPTPLTHSELNDLLDYGTWRMNNSQCSLDPNRREVRVTALTDDKALLIVSCEAGAYNTVDLAWLVSRKKPFTARSVRLRLPFTPSSQSSDMELMNASFDEKTRELTTLALGRGIGDCGIQTRWRFDGQRFRLVRYAEEPSCDSWNGPDAWPTLWITR, via the coding sequence ATGCGCTACTGCGTTTTGCTTCTCTTCTTTTTCTGCGTGCTACCCGTGCCTCTGGTGTGGGCGGCACCTGCGCAGCAGTCTTTCTCAGACTGGCAGGTCACCTGCAATAACCAGAATTTTTGTGTTGCCCGGAATACGGGGGAACATCGCGGTCTGGTTATGACGCTGAGCCGTAGCGCCGGCGCGAAAACGGACGCCAGCCTGCGCATCGATCTCGGCGGGCTTTCGGCCCCTCCGGTAAAAGAGCCGGACATCGCCCCGCGCCTTCTGCTCGACAACGTTCCGCTAAAACTCAATTCACAGCACTGGCAGTTAACGCCCTGGCATCTCAAGACCGACGATACGGGTACCCTCAACGCATTTCTGAAAACTATTCAGGAAGGGCAGGCGCTGACCCTGCGCGGGGGGAAGCAGACGATTTCGCTGGTCGGGCTGAAGGCGGCGCTGCTGTTTATCGACGCCCAGCAGAAGCGCGTTGGCAGCGAAACGGCATGGATTAAAAAAGGGGATAGCCCGCCGCTAAGCGTGCCTCCTGCACCAGCATTAAAAAAGGTGGCCGTGGTGAACCCGACGCCGACGCCGCTGACGCATAGCGAGCTGAACGATCTGCTGGATTATGGAACCTGGCGGATGAACAACAGCCAGTGCTCGCTGGATCCTAACCGCCGTGAAGTACGCGTCACCGCATTAACTGACGACAAAGCGCTGTTAATCGTCAGCTGTGAGGCAGGAGCCTATAACACGGTCGATCTGGCGTGGCTGGTATCACGTAAAAAACCGTTCACTGCCCGCAGCGTCAGGTTACGTCTGCCGTTTACCCCCTCCAGCCAGAGCAGCGACATGGAGCTGATGAACGCCAGCTTTGATGAAAAAACGCGCGAGCTGACGACGCTGGCGCTGGGACGCGGTATCGGGGACTGCGGGATCCAGACGCGCTGGCGTTTTGACGGCCAGCGCTTCCGCCTGGTGCGCTATGCGGAAGAGCCAAGCTGCGATAGCTGGAATGGGCCAGACGCCTGGCCCACGCTGTGGATCACCCGCTAG
- the nudK gene encoding GDP-mannose pyrophosphatase NudK, which yields MSLNITVIKDKILSENYFVLRNITYDLTRKNGDVIRHKREVYDRGNGATILLYNREKQSVVLIRQFRVATWVNGNADGRLIETCAGLLDDDEPEVCIRKEAVEETGFEVGAVQKVFELFMSPGGVTELVHFFIAEYTDAQRTHRGGGVEDEDIEVLEMPFAQAVEMVKSGEIRDGKAVILLQYLQTSGLMNPKPMSQ from the coding sequence ATGTCCCTGAACATTACCGTTATCAAAGACAAAATCCTCTCTGAAAATTACTTTGTCCTGCGGAATATCACTTACGATTTAACCCGTAAGAACGGTGACGTGATTCGCCACAAACGCGAAGTCTACGACCGGGGCAATGGCGCAACCATTCTGCTGTATAATCGTGAAAAGCAAAGCGTGGTGCTGATTCGCCAGTTTCGGGTCGCGACCTGGGTCAACGGCAACGCGGACGGGCGTCTGATTGAAACCTGCGCCGGCCTGCTTGATGACGATGAACCGGAAGTCTGCATCCGCAAGGAGGCCGTCGAGGAGACCGGTTTTGAAGTGGGCGCGGTGCAAAAAGTCTTTGAGCTTTTCATGTCACCTGGCGGCGTGACCGAGCTGGTCCATTTCTTCATTGCGGAATATACCGATGCCCAGCGCACGCATCGCGGTGGCGGCGTGGAGGATGAAGATATTGAAGTGCTGGAAATGCCTTTCGCTCAGGCCGTTGAGATGGTGAAAAGCGGCGAGATCCGCGACGGTAAAGCGGTGATCCTGTTGCAATATCTACAAACCAGCGGGTTAATGAACCCCAAACCGATGTCGCAATAG
- the narQ gene encoding nitrate/nitrite two-component system sensor histidine kinase NarQ, whose protein sequence is MTVKRPVSGSLAWAFFSIIALSVLTSTVALLTLASSQRDAEAINIAGSLRMQSYRLGYEMQRNSPSLKAHLENWQQTLSAPSLEKLNRWYVPENVKARYQQLHVAWREMDKHIARGDSAWYDANIEDFVGRIDAFVLALQHYTENKIQTVTLLSLVGALGILLLTLFTLRRIRRQVVLPLNNLVAASERIERGEFTTPAPDTALPNELGQLSRAFNHMSGELHTLYRSLEASVAEKTRHLHEAHQQLDMLFKCSQALNTGQIDSLCFRHILQIVHEYTQMNYLELRTSDDWRLCEGTEVSGISLQTLPVLMQDTLYGELRWQSETGSVPLPLMRSVATMLGRGLYFNQAQKHYQQLLLMEERATIARELHDSLAQVLSYLRIQLTLLKHAVPAENAPAQTIITDFSRELNNAWQQLRELLTTFRLTLNHANLPAALQESLDALQSQTQAKLYLDCRLSSLALDAQKQVHLLQIVREAVLNAIKHAQASEITVSCVTAVDGTHNVSIRDNGIGIGEASEPPGHYGLNIMRERAQRLGGMLHFSQPQNGGTQVSVTFPTPAPLTGK, encoded by the coding sequence GTGACCGTTAAACGCCCCGTTTCCGGAAGCCTTGCCTGGGCTTTCTTTTCGATCATTGCCCTGTCCGTGCTGACCAGCACCGTCGCGCTGCTGACGCTTGCCAGCAGCCAGCGTGATGCCGAAGCCATTAACATTGCGGGTTCGCTGCGCATGCAGAGCTACCGCCTCGGCTACGAGATGCAGCGCAACAGCCCCTCCCTTAAGGCGCATCTTGAGAACTGGCAGCAGACGTTAAGCGCGCCTTCCCTGGAGAAGCTGAACCGCTGGTACGTCCCGGAAAACGTCAAGGCGCGCTATCAGCAGCTGCATGTGGCCTGGCGGGAAATGGATAAGCACATCGCCCGCGGCGACAGCGCATGGTATGACGCTAACATTGAGGATTTTGTCGGCCGCATTGATGCCTTTGTTCTCGCCCTCCAGCACTACACCGAAAATAAAATCCAGACGGTGACCCTTCTCTCTCTGGTTGGCGCGCTCGGGATCCTGCTGCTGACGCTGTTTACCCTGCGGCGCATCCGCCGCCAGGTGGTGTTGCCACTGAACAACCTGGTGGCCGCCAGTGAACGGATTGAGCGAGGTGAATTTACCACCCCGGCGCCGGACACCGCGCTGCCCAACGAGCTGGGCCAGCTTTCCCGCGCCTTCAACCATATGTCGGGCGAGCTACATACTCTCTATCGGTCGCTCGAAGCCTCCGTCGCGGAAAAGACGCGGCATTTGCATGAAGCCCACCAGCAGCTCGACATGCTGTTCAAATGCTCTCAGGCGCTGAATACCGGACAGATTGACAGCCTGTGCTTCCGGCATATTTTACAGATTGTCCATGAATACACGCAGATGAATTACCTGGAGCTACGCACCAGCGACGACTGGCGGCTGTGTGAAGGGACAGAGGTGAGCGGCATTTCTCTGCAAACCCTGCCGGTGCTGATGCAGGACACCCTTTACGGCGAGCTGCGCTGGCAAAGCGAGACGGGCAGCGTTCCTCTTCCGCTGATGAGAAGTGTCGCGACCATGCTCGGGCGCGGGCTGTACTTTAACCAGGCGCAGAAACACTACCAGCAGCTGCTGCTGATGGAGGAGCGCGCCACCATCGCCCGCGAGCTGCATGACTCGCTGGCGCAGGTACTCTCCTATCTGCGGATCCAGCTCACGCTGCTTAAACACGCCGTGCCGGCGGAAAATGCCCCCGCGCAGACCATCATCACCGACTTCTCCCGCGAGCTGAACAACGCCTGGCAGCAGCTGCGCGAACTGCTGACCACCTTCCGCCTGACGCTAAACCATGCGAATTTACCCGCGGCGCTTCAGGAGTCCCTCGATGCCCTGCAGAGCCAAACGCAGGCGAAGCTGTACCTCGACTGCCGCCTCTCCTCGCTGGCGCTTGACGCGCAGAAGCAGGTGCATTTGCTGCAGATCGTGCGGGAGGCCGTCCTGAATGCGATTAAGCACGCGCAGGCCAGCGAGATCACCGTCAGCTGCGTAACCGCCGTGGACGGCACGCACAACGTCAGCATTCGTGACAACGGCATCGGAATTGGCGAGGCCAGCGAACCGCCGGGACACTACGGGCTGAACATTATGCGAGAACGCGCGCAACGGCTCGGCGGAATGCTGCACTTCTCGCAGCCGCAAAACGGCGGAACGCAGGTCAGCGTGACGTTCCCCACACCCGCGCCGTTAACAGGTAAATAA
- the acrD gene encoding multidrug efflux RND transporter permease AcrD: MANFFIDRPIFAWVLAILLCLTGVLAITSLPVEQYPDLAPPNVRVTANYPGASAQTLENTVTQVIEQNMTGLDNLMYMSSQSSATGQATVTLSFEAGTDPDEAVQQVQNQLQSAMRKLPQAVQNQGVTVRKTGDTNILTIAFVSTDGSMDKQDIADYVASNIQDPLSRINGVGDIDAYGSQYSMRIWLDPNKLNSYQMTATDVTDAIKAQNAQIAVGQLGGTPSVDKQALNATINSQSLLQTPDQFRNITLRVNQDGSEVRLGDVAKVEMGAEKYDYLSRFNGNPASGLGIKLASGANEMATAKLVLDRLDELSQYFPHGLEYKVAYETTSFVKASIEDVVKTLLEAIALVFLVMYLFLQNFRATLIPTIAVPVVLLGTFAVLYAFGYSINTLTMFAMVLAIGLLVDDAIVVVENVERIMSEEGLSPRQATRKSMGQIQGALVGIAMVLSAVFIPMAFFGGTTGAIYRQFSITIVSAMVLSVLVALILTPALCATLLKPLHKGEHHGQKGFFGWFNRMFNRNAERYESAVGKVLHRSLRWMMIYVVLLGGMVWLFLHLPTSFLPQEDRGMFITSVQLPSGSTQQQTLKVVQNVEQYFFTKEKDNVVSVFSTVGSGPGGNGQNVARMFVRLKDWDERDARTGTSFAIIERATKAFAGIKEARVFASSPPAISGLGSSAGFDMELQDHAGAGHSALMAARDKLLELAGKDPGLTRVRHNGLDDSPQLQVDIDQRKAQALGVSIDDINDTLQTAWGSSYVNDFMDRGRVKKVYVQAAAPFRMLPDDINRWFVRNNSGGMVPFSAFATSRWESGSPRLERYNGYSAVEIVGEAAPGVSTGTAMDTMEKLVQQLPAGFGLEWTAMSYQERLSGAQAPALYALSLLVVFLCLAALYESWSVPFSVMLVVPLGVIGALLATWMRGLENDVYFQVGLLTVIGLSAKNAILIVEFANEMNAKGHELMAATLHACRQRLRPILMTSLAFIFGVLPMATSTGAGSSSQHAVGTGVMGGMISATILAIYFVPLFFVLVRRRFPLRERQE; this comes from the coding sequence ATGGCGAATTTTTTCATCGATCGCCCCATTTTTGCCTGGGTGCTTGCCATCCTGTTGTGTCTGACAGGCGTCCTGGCGATTACTTCTCTTCCCGTTGAGCAATATCCCGATCTGGCACCGCCTAACGTGCGTGTCACCGCCAACTATCCCGGCGCTTCCGCACAAACGCTGGAAAACACCGTGACGCAGGTTATCGAGCAGAACATGACGGGTCTGGATAATCTGATGTACATGTCCTCCCAAAGCAGCGCCACGGGACAGGCCACGGTCACCCTGAGCTTTGAGGCGGGCACCGACCCGGACGAAGCGGTGCAGCAGGTACAAAACCAGCTGCAGTCGGCCATGCGTAAGCTGCCCCAGGCGGTGCAGAACCAGGGGGTCACCGTGCGTAAAACCGGTGATACCAACATTCTGACTATCGCGTTTGTCTCCACCGATGGCTCAATGGATAAACAGGACATTGCGGACTACGTCGCCAGTAATATTCAGGACCCGCTCAGCCGTATTAACGGCGTAGGGGATATCGACGCCTACGGTTCACAGTACTCAATGCGTATCTGGCTCGATCCCAACAAGCTGAACAGCTATCAGATGACCGCAACCGACGTGACGGATGCCATCAAAGCCCAGAACGCCCAAATTGCCGTGGGGCAGCTGGGAGGCACGCCTTCGGTTGATAAACAGGCCCTGAATGCCACCATCAATTCGCAATCCCTGCTTCAGACGCCGGACCAGTTCCGCAACATCACCCTTCGCGTGAATCAGGACGGTTCAGAGGTGCGCCTGGGCGATGTCGCTAAGGTGGAAATGGGTGCGGAGAAATACGATTACCTGAGCCGCTTTAACGGCAATCCGGCCTCCGGTCTTGGGATCAAGCTGGCCTCCGGCGCGAACGAAATGGCGACGGCGAAGCTGGTGCTGGACCGTCTGGATGAGCTGTCGCAGTATTTCCCGCACGGGCTGGAGTACAAAGTCGCCTATGAAACCACCTCCTTCGTTAAAGCCTCGATTGAGGATGTGGTGAAAACCCTGCTGGAAGCGATCGCACTGGTGTTCCTGGTCATGTACCTGTTCCTGCAAAACTTCCGCGCCACGCTGATCCCCACCATTGCCGTCCCGGTAGTGCTGCTGGGTACTTTTGCGGTGCTCTACGCGTTCGGCTACAGCATCAACACCCTGACGATGTTTGCCATGGTGCTGGCGATTGGCCTGCTGGTGGACGATGCCATCGTGGTCGTGGAAAACGTCGAGCGCATCATGAGCGAAGAGGGGCTTTCCCCGCGTCAGGCCACACGCAAATCCATGGGGCAAATTCAGGGGGCGTTAGTCGGTATCGCGATGGTGCTGTCGGCGGTCTTTATCCCGATGGCCTTCTTTGGCGGTACAACCGGGGCAATTTACCGTCAGTTCTCAATTACCATCGTCTCGGCGATGGTGCTTTCCGTGCTGGTGGCGCTGATCCTCACCCCCGCGCTCTGTGCCACCCTCCTTAAGCCGCTGCACAAAGGGGAACATCACGGACAGAAAGGGTTCTTCGGCTGGTTTAACCGTATGTTCAACCGCAATGCCGAGCGGTATGAATCTGCCGTCGGTAAAGTGCTGCACCGCAGCCTGCGCTGGATGATGATTTACGTTGTGCTGCTGGGCGGCATGGTGTGGCTGTTTCTGCATCTTCCCACCTCGTTCCTGCCTCAGGAGGACCGGGGGATGTTCATCACCTCGGTGCAGCTCCCGAGCGGCTCCACGCAGCAGCAGACGCTGAAGGTGGTCCAGAACGTGGAGCAGTACTTCTTCACCAAAGAGAAAGATAACGTTGTCTCGGTCTTCTCTACCGTCGGCTCCGGCCCGGGCGGGAATGGGCAGAACGTCGCCCGCATGTTTGTCCGCCTGAAAGACTGGGACGAACGCGACGCCAGAACGGGAACTTCGTTCGCCATCATTGAACGGGCAACCAAAGCTTTTGCGGGCATTAAAGAGGCACGCGTTTTTGCCAGCAGTCCGCCCGCAATCAGCGGCCTGGGCAGTTCCGCCGGATTTGATATGGAGCTGCAGGATCACGCCGGCGCGGGCCACTCGGCGCTGATGGCCGCGCGCGACAAGCTGTTAGAACTTGCAGGGAAAGATCCCGGCCTGACCCGCGTTCGTCACAACGGTCTTGACGACAGCCCGCAGCTTCAGGTGGATATTGACCAGCGTAAGGCGCAGGCGCTGGGCGTCTCGATCGACGATATCAACGACACCCTGCAAACCGCGTGGGGCTCAAGCTACGTAAATGACTTTATGGATCGCGGCCGCGTGAAAAAAGTGTATGTTCAGGCAGCCGCGCCTTTCCGCATGTTGCCGGATGACATTAACCGCTGGTTTGTACGCAATAATTCTGGCGGGATGGTACCCTTCTCCGCCTTTGCCACGTCGCGCTGGGAGAGCGGTTCGCCGCGCCTGGAGCGCTACAACGGCTATTCGGCAGTTGAAATCGTCGGGGAAGCCGCGCCGGGCGTCAGCACCGGTACCGCCATGGACACCATGGAAAAACTGGTGCAGCAGCTGCCCGCTGGTTTTGGTCTGGAATGGACGGCCATGTCTTACCAGGAGCGCCTCTCCGGGGCACAGGCGCCCGCGCTTTATGCGCTTTCTCTGCTGGTGGTCTTCCTCTGCCTTGCCGCGCTGTATGAGAGCTGGTCGGTTCCGTTCTCGGTCATGCTGGTGGTGCCGCTTGGGGTTATCGGTGCACTGCTGGCGACCTGGATGCGCGGCCTGGAGAACGACGTTTACTTCCAGGTGGGGCTACTCACGGTCATCGGCTTATCGGCGAAAAACGCCATTCTGATCGTAGAATTTGCCAACGAGATGAATGCTAAAGGCCACGAGCTGATGGCCGCCACGCTGCACGCCTGCCGTCAGCGCTTGCGTCCGATCCTGATGACCTCGCTGGCGTTTATTTTTGGCGTACTGCCGATGGCAACCAGCACGGGTGCAGGCTCAAGCAGCCAGCATGCGGTGGGTACCGGCGTCATGGGGGGGATGATTTCGGCCACCATCCTGGCGATTTATTTTGTTCCGCTGTTCTTTGTGCTGGTGCGTCGTCGCTTCCCGCTCCGGGAGCGACAGGAATAA
- the ypfM gene encoding protein YpfM, whose protein sequence is MIERELGNWKDFIEGMLRK, encoded by the coding sequence ATGATTGAACGTGAACTGGGGAACTGGAAAGATTTTATCGAAGGCATGCTTCGTAAATGA
- a CDS encoding ArsC family reductase: MVVMYGIKNCDTIKKARRWLEANHVEYRFHDYRADGLDAQFLHTAINELGWEALLNTRGTTWRKLDESVRASIVDADSAAKLMLDMPAIIKRPLLCKPGQPMLLGFSETLYSDFFVEV; the protein is encoded by the coding sequence ATGGTTGTGATGTACGGCATTAAAAATTGCGACACCATCAAAAAAGCGCGCCGCTGGCTGGAGGCAAACCACGTGGAGTACCGCTTCCACGATTACCGTGCCGACGGGCTTGATGCACAATTTCTGCATACCGCCATTAACGAACTGGGATGGGAAGCGCTGCTGAACACCCGCGGCACCACCTGGCGTAAGCTGGACGAATCCGTGCGCGCCAGCATCGTTGATGCCGACAGCGCGGCAAAGCTGATGCTCGATATGCCGGCAATTATCAAACGCCCATTGCTCTGCAAGCCAGGTCAGCCTATGCTGCTGGGTTTCAGTGAAACCCTTTATTCTGACTTTTTCGTTGAGGTGTAG